In Pyrobaculum sp. 3827-6, the genomic window CAGGCTCTTAGGCTGGCGGCGTTCGCCGGGGCGGCCACGGAGTCCCTAATCGCCCTCCACCACGGCCTCTACAGCGAGGCCGTCGTATCCGCAGTCGCCGGCGCGTTGGCGCTTGTGGAGGAGGGCCGCTTCGAGAAGGCTATTGAGTACGTCAGAAAGGCCGCCGAGGCGGCTTACGAAGCTCTGCGGGATGTTTTCGAAAAGGCGAGGGTAGCGCTGGAGAGGCTGTACGAGTTGTTTGTAGAGGCTGTTGCCCGCATAATCGCATGGGTGGATGAGCACAGGGCTTGGCTGTTTTTGGCGGCAGCCGCCTCCGCCGGCGTCGTGACGTGGGCCTTCGCCCACGACGTCTTCGGCTCGGTGCTACTCGGCAAGCTGGCTTTGGCCTCCGGGCTGATTAAATACGGCGAGTTTAAGAAGCCGCCGACGGCGCAAGAACTGGTGGAGGCTGTGAAGAAGAGAAATGAGGCGGTGGGCAATGCGCTTGAGGAGCTGTTTAGCGTTGTGGACAAGCTCTCCAGAGGTGCGGCGGACGTGGACGAGGCAAGGCTGTTAAGAATCGCTAATCTGCTGGAGGCGGCTAGAGGTGTTAGGGTGCCGTGGCTGGGGCCGGCGGCCGAGGCGCTTAAGTACTGGGAGAGTGGTAAGCGTAGCGATGAGGAGAAGAGCGAGTACGCCAAGGCGGCTTTTCTAATTGTGTGGGCTGTGCTTCAGCGCCGCGCCCATGATGTGTACAAAATGCTTGAGGAGATGTGGAAGGCGAGAGAGGAGGCCGCCGCTGTTTTGAAGCAGGCGCTGGAGGGCAACGACAGAGAGAAGTGGAGGGAGTTCTACAACGTACTGAAGAGGCTGGAGGAGGCCGAGGGGGAGGTGTTGAAAATCGCCGGGGAGGTGGCGAGTGAGTTGAACAGAATAGCGGTGAATCTGAGAGCCGCGGCTGAGAAGAAGGGCGTGAAGGCGCTGGAGGAGGTGGCGGAGTGGGTAGAGGTAGATGCTAGAGAGGCGAGGGAGCTGGCGGAGGCGACTGCTGATAGGTTGGCCGTGTTCTCAGGCGTCAGCTACGGCACTAGGGCAGTTGCGTATCTGAGGGCGATTGTAGAGGACAATGCGGTGGGTTTGACTGCGCTGAGGGCCCTCGCCGCGGAGGACTTGGCTTCGCTTGTGGCTCACACGACTGCTAGAGCGCATGTCAAGTTGCTGAAGAAAGCGCAAAGCGTCAAACGTGGACGGATAAGCGAGCTTCCGCCTGAGGAGAGGCTGGCTGTGGAGCTGGGCAGAGCTTTGAGTTACGCAAAGGTGTATGACGAGCTGAGGCCTCTGGCGGAGGCGTTTGAGAGTGGAGAGGCGAGGGTGGAGAAGACGGAGAAGGAAGGTGTGTATGTCATCTACGCCGGCGGCAGAAAGGCGGTGCTGAAGCTTATGGAGGGCGGCGGCGCCAAGTTACGAGATGAGTTAACCTACCCGCTTGCTGATAGGATGCTGGAGGAGGCCAAAAGGGCTGTGGAGAAGTACGAGGAGATGCTGAAGAAGGGCAAGGCGCCTCTGGCCAGCCGCTGGGCTCAAGACGGCTGGCTGTTGAGCGACGCCTTTGTGGAGGAGAGTAGCGAAGAGGGGCGTAGAGTAGTTATGGTAACAGCCTCCTTGGAGCAAGTGGTGACGTTCCTCTCAGCCTTCGGCGTGGGGGCGGGGGAGATACACTGGGGAGGCGGCGAGAGGTGGAAGAATGGCATAATCTACGTCGACTATTTCGACGTGACTAGCGAGGGGCTGAGGCCTATGTACCGCATTTTGCTATACGGAAAATACGCCGAAGAGGTTTGGGGGAGGCTCTCCTCGGCGCCTAGCATGTCAGAGAAGGAGAGGAAAGCTGTCGTGGACTTCATAGTCAGCCGCCTAGGCGAAGAGGTTCTGGAGAGGTTGGGCGTCAGCCCGGAGGAGTTTAGGCGGAAGCTGGAGGGGTGGCTTGGGGAGTGGCCTAACAGAGCACCTAAGATCACCAAGTGGGATAAGGACTCCCGCGTGCTCCACACCTTAATAGACATCTTTAGAGAGCTGGCGAGAGGCGGGAAGGACGCCGAAGAGCGCGAGGTTGCGAGGAGGCGCGCCGTGGGTATGCTCCTACACGCGGTGCTGGGCGACGGCTCTGTGTTACGAAATGAGATTATGCTGGCCGTTGGCAAGGGCGACGTGATGTCTGCTGAGGACAAAGCAACACTGTACTACGCGCTACTGAGGGAGCTGGGGTATCAGCCGAAGATGCGCAAAGCCGAGAGAACAGTCCACATAAAGCTGTACGGCGGGGAGGCGAGGAAGTTCGCCCGGGATGCTCTGCCGTATCTGGCGGCTCTCGAACGTATGCTTGAAGAGGTGAAGGGCGACGAACAGATTTATTCCAAGGTGGAGAAGCTTATCGACATGGCGAGGGCGGAGAGGGTCAAGGCGTGGATTAAGGACTTCACTACGGAGGGCAAGATGCCGAGGGCTAGGCTGGTCATAGAGGCGGACGGCGCGGCGGCGGAGTACCAGATAAGCTTGCGTAAAAACAACGCTGTGAAGCTTCACTTTGGCACAACCAGCCGCGAGGAGGCTGAGCGGAGAGCCGCTGTCCTTAGGGCGGTTGGCGTTAGGGCGGAGGTGGAGAAGATCTACGACAAATCTCGCAACCGCGACGTGTGGCGTATAGACGTCTCGACAAACGCGCTGGCCGCCGAGTCTGTGCACGAGGCGGTTAGGAAGGCGGTGGCGGAGTTCCTTAGGCAGTGCAGAGAGGCCGGGGCCGTCGGAGAGGATACGTACAGACGCTTAGCCGGGAAGTTCGAGAGGGGTGTGCCTGATTGGAGAGAGGTTAGGTTCTCCGTATGGCTGACAAAAAACGGCGCTGTAGAAGTAGCGTACGAACCCAGCGATCCGGAGTCCTTCAGCAGGGCTGTGGAGTTTCTGCGGGGACTGGGGATGAGAGACAGCTGTGAGGGGGAGTGGTGCTTTGTCCACTTCACTGCAAGGGAGCCGGAGGGAGGCAGGCAGGGCTTCGTCCGGATAACGGCGGACGGCCTTAGGTACATCGGCTGGCTCGCCCTACACGGCGAGGGCGAGGCGAGGGAAAAGGCGCAATGGCTGAAGGAAATGTTGCTAAAGGAAGCCGAGGCGAGGGGAAAGGAGGTGCGTAGGCGGCTGGAGCAGTACTTCCGCGAAGGCGAGATGTGGGGCTCCGTAAAGCCGCCGATAGAGAAGGAAGTCGAGGTAGAGGGCAGAAGGCTGAAGGTACACGTCGAGGAGGTGGAGGCGTGGAGAGAAAAGGGCAAGAAGAAGGAGCACTTGGTCGTGAGGGTGAGGGCAAAGGTGTTCGACGGGACCAGCGAAGTAGCGGTGGAGAAAGAGGCCAGGTTCTCCAAAAGCGGCGGCGCGGTCCACGGCTACGTCGTTATACACGCCGGCGCCGAGGGAGGCCGCGAAGCGGACTATGCGAGGACGGCCGCTGTGCTGAAAAACCTGGGGATAGAGGGGTGGTCAGTCATTAAAGAAGGGGGAAAGCTGAAAGAGATACGCCTCACCGGAGGCGCCCTAGACGCGTTTATGCGCCTAGAGCCGGTATGCACCGCACTGGGCCAATGCAGAGAAACTTAAAAAACGGCCAAGGAAGGATACCCGCCTATGGCCTCCTGAAGTACGCCCAGCCCCGCCACCTCAGCAACTCTCCTCTCCACCAGACGTGGCCGCTCCCCTCTGCCACGTAGGCAAACGCCACGTACGGCGGCTCTACGCGGCACCGTGGCTCCACGGCGAAGACGGGGAGGAACTCCTCGCCGCCGTTGAACACAAGCTCCTCTAAAGAGAGGCCGTGGGACGCGGCGAATTCCCTAACCTCCTCTGTAGTTGGCAACTCCTTTACCACTATGTCGACGCCCTGCGCCATGGTCCACAACACGTCTGCGAGCCCGTCGGAGGAGTCCATGCTGGCGGTGACGCAGTCAGCCGGGGGGAGCGGCCAATCGGGGGCGGGCCTTCTGAGGATCTCCACCCCCCTCCTCGCCGTCGGGTGGTCCAAGTGCCAGAATCTGTAGGCGATGGCGGTGTAGCCGAATTCTGGTATTGTAATAAGCAGGTTACCTGGCTGGGGGACCCTCCCCAGCCTGCGGCGGGGGATGCCCACAACGGCGACGTCTACCACCACGTCACCTCCTTGGTTCAAGTCCCCGCCTATGTAGGCCACTGAGAAGCGGCGCGCCGCCTCTCTTACGCCTTCGATAACTTCAGAGGCTATGTCGAGGCTGGGGGCCGTGACCGAGGCCGCGAGGTGGCGGGGCTCGGCATACTTCACCCTGAGGTCGCTGACGGCGGCTGCCACGTTGCGCCAGCCGAAGTCGCTCCACGTCTGGAAGGGGAGTTTTGAGGTGGAGGCCGCGGAGCCGTCTATTTTAAGCACCACCCCGTTTAGGTACGCGACGTCGTTGTCCTCTACCCCCAGCTCCTGTTGGAGGCGCTTGAGAAAGCTCTTCTCGTCCACTCGCTACTCGCCAGCCGCCGCCTCTATGAGGGCCAGGGCCTCCGCGTCGCCGCCCCTCAGCCTCTGCCACAGAGGCGAGTTTTTACACAAAACATACCTAGTCCTAGCCCTCGAGTCGTCTCTCTGCATGTAGCCGGCCTCCACCAGCTTTTCAAGTATGTGCTTCACCAAGGTAAGGGCCACCGGCGCCGTTGTGTCCACGCCGCCGAATTCTAAAACTTTCCGCGGGGTAAACGACACGCAGGACCCCCTCGCCTCTCCTACGATTTTCCTCATGCCCATATACACCGTCTTCAACACAGTTTTGAAGTCTGAGAGATTAAAACGATGATTCATGAAGCTACCCCCCGGGAGAAATTTAACTTCACTAAACAACTCCACCTCTATGTGATATCCCTTTACCTGCAATATGCCTGTATTCACCCCCAGGCTTTTATTCCCCCATAACCACCACAACTACATCACGCCTAGCCCTAGGCCCGTCCATCTCAATTAACATGAGGTCCTGCCACGTGCCTCTCCTCAGCCTGCCGTTTACCACGGGCATGACGACGTGAAACCCTAGAAAAACGTTGGCTAGATGTGCGTTGGCGTTGTCGTCTATCTCGTCGTGCCGATACCCCGCCCCCCGGGGGAAAAGCGCCCTGACCTTGTTCAAAATGTCCTCTTTGAGACGCGGCTCGTTCTCGTTGGCGGTCACCACGGCGGTGGCGTGCGGCACGTATATCAAAGCCAGGCCGTTTTTCACGCCGCTCCTCTCCACAATCCGCTCAACCTGTGCCGTAATTACTACCACCTCCTCACGCGACTTGGTAGACACGTGAAACTCCTCTACGTACACCTTCACGTATCCTCCACTCCGCCGAGTATTTAAACGATTAGTAGATATAGGAAGCCGGCCAGGAGGCCGCTTACCAAATTCACAGCTTCGTTAGATAGAAAACCCCTCTTCCTACACCCTGGCGCCGGCAACTCGGCGATTTTCCCGCCGCATAGGTACTTCGTCTGGAGGGTGGCGCCGATGACGCTGTCTAAAAACTCGCCGAGGTACCCCAGGAGGGCCACTGTCAAGAGGGGGCCGCCCACGCCGAGTAGCTGAGACAACACCGCCACCGTCGAGGCTCCGGCGGCGGAGGCGGCGATTCCCACAGCGGTGACCCCCCCGGAGACGCCGGGGTCAACCCGCCTCCATGGGGCGAGGACGTAGCGAGGCACCCCGCCGTACGCAACGCCTAACTCGCTAGCCCACGTATCGGCAGTCGCCACCGCCACGGCCACGGCCGCCGCTCCTAAAAGCCGCGCGTCGCCAGACAAGACGTAGAGCACTGCAAACAACGCAATAGGTGTCCCCACGCCGGCCACCTGCCTCAGCGACCTCCCCGAGACGTCTTTAAGACCCATCTCTCTTTTCCACTCAGCCCTCAGCTTGGTGAAGACTGAGGACGTCAAGAAGAAGAAGGTGAGGAGGAGGAATAAGCCGAGGTGCGCCACCGCCACGGCCGACCCCACAACCACCGCCGAGATGGCCCCCCTAAGCGTCAAGTAGCCCTTCCTCAGCGCTAGAAAGGCGAGCGCGGTGATGGACGGCACGGCGAAGAGATATATATCCATCGGCGGTGTTACAGTATATATATTTATTAGTTTCCCATAGCGCATGGACATAGTCTCGGCGCTACATGCAAAATACGGAGAGGCCGTCGAGAGGGCCTTGGAGCGCTACCTCGCCATAGACCTCTCGCCAGATTTCCGCGAAGAGGTGCTATACCAGGTCAAGACCGGGGGGAAGAGGCTTAGGCCCCTTCTGACCCTTGCCGCCGCCGAGGCTGTTTCGGGAGACTGGAGGCCGGCTCTCCCCGCCGCTACAATTGTAGAGCTGATTCACAACTACTCCCTTATCTACGACGACATAATTGACCGCGGCGACGTCCGGAGGGGGCTACCTACGGTTAGGAAGGCCTACGGCGACAACGCCGCCATTTTGATAGGGATATGGTACCGCGAGGCGATTGAAGAGGCGGTTCTAGACACGCCCAAGCCCCAACTGTTCGCGAGGGAGGTCGCCAAGGTCATAAAGGCTATAGACGAGGGGGAGAGGCTCGACATTTTGTTTGAATACGCCGGGAGGGAAGACCCCTACTTCGTCAAGGCGAGGAGGAGGGAGGTGTCTGTGGAGGACTACGTAAAGATGGTGTCGCTGAAGACCGGGGTTTTGATCGCCGCCGCCGCGAAGTGGGGCGTGATGTCCGTAAGCGACGACCCGGCCCTGGCCGACGCCGCCTGGGGCTTCGGCATCAACGCCGGGATCGCCTTCCAGATAATCGACGACGTGCTGGACATATACGGCGACCCGAAGAAATTCGGCAAAGAGATAGGCAAAGACATTAAGGAGCACAAGAGGGGCAACGCGCCGGTGGTCATCGCTCTGTCGAAGCTGACGCCCGAGGGGAGGGAGAAGTTGCTCTCAATCTTGGCAAAGCACAACGTAGGCGAGGCAGATGTGAGGGAGGCGGTTGCCCTCCTAGACTCGGTGGGCGCCAGGGAGGTGGCGCTGGAGATGGCCCGGCGCTATAGAGGCGAGGCTGAGAGACACCTAGCTAAGCTCCCCAACAACGCCGTCCTCAAGGAGCTCCTCGACTTCATACTTGAGAGGCAATACTAATGTTCATCGTAAAATTCGGCGGCTCCGCCATTACAGACAAGACGAGGCCATACACCTACATCAGAGGCAGAGTCGCCTCCGTGGCCGCGGAGATAAGGGGCGTCCCGGCCGTGTTGATACACGGCGCCGGGTCCTTCGCCCATCCCCACGTCAAAGCATTCGGCCTCACCCCCCTGGGCATTGCCTATACAAAAGCGGCGCTTAGGAGACTCACCGCCTACATCGTGGAGGAGCTGGCACAAGCTGGCGTCGCCGCACTGCCTGTCGAGCCCAGCGACGTCTTCTGGGGGAAGACGCTGGCGAGGCCGGAGGTCGTGACCCACGCCGTTAGACACGGCATGTACCCCCTCCTCCACGGCGACATTGTGCCGTCCGACGATGGGTACGTCGTTATCAGCGGCGACGACATCGCGGTGGAGCTTGCAAAATTGCTGAAGCCCAGGGCCGTGTTATTCCTCATGAACGTAGACGGAATATACACGGCGCCTCCCAACACCCCCGGCGCGAGGAAAATTGAGATAATCAGAGGAGACGTCGAGGTGGAGGGCACCGCAGGTATAGACGTCACCGGCGGCGTGAGGAAAAAAATAGAGGCAGGACTCGCAATAGCCAGGCTAGGCGCCCCGGTCTACTACTGCGCGATAACAGACCGGGCATCGCTCAGAGAGATACTAAACGGCGGCGAACCCAGGAACTGCACAGCAATCAAGCACCTTTAGAAAAATCTGATGCTCTTGGGTTGTCCTCCGCTTAGTTCTATTCTGATGTAGTTGCTTTGTAGCTGGCCGAATTTGTTTTGTATCTGCTGGAGCCAGGTCTGCACCGTCGCAAATTTGTTCAGCGGGTATGTGAGCAGTATCACTGGGTTTTTGGTGTTGGTGGGGATTGTGTCTATGTAGTCTTCTGGGTTGATGGGTGTGTTGTAGATGGGGATGGGTAGTATGTACACTGGCTTCTCCCCGGCGTCTAGAGCAATCTGCCTAGCCACGGCGTCTGGAAGCGCCACGCCGGGCTGGTAAGCCACGACGTAGACATAGGCATCGCCATACAGCTGAGACACCCCCCGCGAAACAGACCCATTGAAGAAGACGTAGGCAGTAGACACCCCAACAACATCACTAAAACCCACTGAAGCACCACGGACACCCGGAAAGATTATGCCCATTAGGCCGGTTGTCCCGAGTATGTAGCCTGTTTCGGCGAAGATAAGTGCTAACAATGCTATTATGAAGATCTTTCCCCGCTTCTTTCTCTTCTCTGTTGCTCGTGGCATAACGTCGTCGGCTTTATCCGAATTTAAAAACTTGATGTACTAGCAGTACTGCAGAGTTCCGGGGTTTAGAAATGTTATCCACATGACGAGTAGGTACAGCAGGGCTAGGCCCACGCCTATTGTCTCCAGTTGTCTGTACCATCTGCTCAGCAGAAGGGACCCACCCGCCAGTGCGCCGAGGAGCACGTATCCGGTCAGCACCCCGCAGTACGCAGTCTGGGCGTTGACTATGCTCCAGAGCCCGTTCAGCACGAGTGCTATGAACACCACGGCGGCGAGGCCCACCGCCACGTCGAATTTCTCCATGGGGGGCTGGGTGTGACACGTTTTTAAATTATTGCCCACCTCGGCGCATGTCTGTGGTATTCAGCACAGAGGCGACTTGCCCCGTCTGTGGAGCCAAGACGTTTAGGTACGTCGAGGTGCTCTACGACACGCCCTTCTTCGGCAACGTGCTTATACAAAGCGGGTACTGCCAGACCTGCGGCTACAGATTCTTCGACATCGACTACGCAGAAGTCGGCCGCCCGACGCGCGTCATATTCACGGCGCAGGACGGCACAGACGTCGCCAAGTCCTTCCTCATCCGTAGCAAGACCGGCACGATCTACTCCCCCGATCTTGGGTTCACCTTAGAGCCCGGAAGCCACGGAGAGCCCATGATCACAACAGTGGAGGGCTTTCTCTACAAGGTTATCGACTACGCCGAGAGGTTAAAGGTACTTGAGCCAGAGGGCAGGGAGAGGGTAGACCAGTTTATACAGAGAGTTTATAAAAAAATCGAGGAGGGGGGCTTCACCCTCGTGGTGGAGGACCCCCTGGGGAAGTCCCTAGTAATCCCGTATAGGGAGGGGACGGCTAGGGTCGAGTATCTAGACGCTACGGGCCAGCCCCGGGGCAGTACCTAGCCAAGTATAGGTCGAGGATGTGGGCCAAGTCGTCGTATTTAGACAATTTTCCATACAAGTTCTTTATAAGGTCGTCTGTGTCGAAGCCGAGCTTCTTGTAGCGGCAGGCTCTTATAAGAGTGGCTAACTTATCCGCGAAGGCCACTATGCGGCCTACGAAGTTTGTCTCGTAGCGGTACCACCGGAACAGCTCAGCCAAGTGGGGGAACTCCCTTTTTATAACCTCCTCCTCAAGCTCCTCCCACCTCAGTCTGTCTCTCACCTCGCGGCCGGGGTGGCCCAGTATGGACTCGGCCAAGTCGTGCACAGCCGCCACCGCCAACACCTTTGCTAAATCCACCTCAGCGCCCTCTGCGTTTAGATGCGCCGCGATTTCCCCGGCGAGCAGGGTCACCAACATGATGTGTTCACACACGCTTTCGGCGTCTGGGACGCCCCTCTGCAACCACCCGACGCGCGGCGTCTTGCATAGAGTGTCAACCACGGACAAGGCGTCGCTCATAATGCCCCAAACGCGGTGGGGTCAGATCTAGGACTTATCTCGTAAGCCACGGGCGTCGTCAGTACCCGCGCCACCTCCTCCTTCTTGAAGTTAGCCAAGGCCCAGGACATCTTGGCATAGGCCGCCTCTGGCAACATATCCTCTAGAGGCACAACTCCCATGGACAGCAACTCCCTTCCCCTCCTATACACATAGAGGTTCACCCTGCCGAATAGAGTCTGGCTCGCCACAGCCACCACGACGCCGGCGTCTGTCAGTTTCTTGACAGCTGGCAGTAGGTACTCGCCTACGTGGCCGAAGCCCGTCCCCTCGATCACCACGCCCCTCACCCCGATTTCAAGCAACGCCTCTAGGAGGCGCGGGTGCATCCCGGGGTAGAACTTAACCAGAGCAACCGCCTCGTCGAATTTCGTCGTGTACTCCAGCCCGCCCCTCTCCTTGTAGTCGGCCGTGTTTATCTGCAACACGTCTTTATCCGGGTAGTACTCCGCAATGGGGGCGGCGTTTACTGACTGAAACGCGTCTCGGCGCGAGGTATGCATCTTCCTCACCCTCGCCCCCCTGTGGATAGCCACCGCCGAGTCGCTACTTGACTTGTGCATCGCCACGACAGACTCGGCGAACGGCGCCCTGGCCGCCGCCGCCACCGCCGCCTTGAGGTTCAGCACGGCGTCTGTAGAGGGCCTATCGCTCGACCTC contains:
- a CDS encoding AIR synthase related protein yields the protein MDEKSFLKRLQQELGVEDNDVAYLNGVVLKIDGSAASTSKLPFQTWSDFGWRNVAAAVSDLRVKYAEPRHLAASVTAPSLDIASEVIEGVREAARRFSVAYIGGDLNQGGDVVVDVAVVGIPRRRLGRVPQPGNLLITIPEFGYTAIAYRFWHLDHPTARRGVEILRRPAPDWPLPPADCVTASMDSSDGLADVLWTMAQGVDIVVKELPTTEEVREFAASHGLSLEELVFNGGEEFLPVFAVEPRCRVEPPYVAFAYVAEGSGHVWWRGELLRWRGWAYFRRP
- a CDS encoding secondary thiamine-phosphate synthase enzyme YjbQ produces the protein MKVYVEEFHVSTKSREEVVVITAQVERIVERSGVKNGLALIYVPHATAVVTANENEPRLKEDILNKVRALFPRGAGYRHDEIDDNANAHLANVFLGFHVVMPVVNGRLRRGTWQDLMLIEMDGPRARRDVVVVVMGE
- a CDS encoding DUF92 domain-containing protein, with the translated sequence MDIYLFAVPSITALAFLALRKGYLTLRGAISAVVVGSAVAVAHLGLFLLLTFFFLTSSVFTKLRAEWKREMGLKDVSGRSLRQVAGVGTPIALFAVLYVLSGDARLLGAAAVAVAVATADTWASELGVAYGGVPRYVLAPWRRVDPGVSGGVTAVGIAASAAGASTVAVLSQLLGVGGPLLTVALLGYLGEFLDSVIGATLQTKYLCGGKIAELPAPGCRKRGFLSNEAVNLVSGLLAGFLYLLIV
- a CDS encoding polyprenyl synthetase family protein, with the translated sequence MDIVSALHAKYGEAVERALERYLAIDLSPDFREEVLYQVKTGGKRLRPLLTLAAAEAVSGDWRPALPAATIVELIHNYSLIYDDIIDRGDVRRGLPTVRKAYGDNAAILIGIWYREAIEEAVLDTPKPQLFAREVAKVIKAIDEGERLDILFEYAGREDPYFVKARRREVSVEDYVKMVSLKTGVLIAAAAKWGVMSVSDDPALADAAWGFGINAGIAFQIIDDVLDIYGDPKKFGKEIGKDIKEHKRGNAPVVIALSKLTPEGREKLLSILAKHNVGEADVREAVALLDSVGAREVALEMARRYRGEAERHLAKLPNNAVLKELLDFILERQY
- a CDS encoding ZPR1 zinc finger domain-containing protein, encoding MSVVFSTEATCPVCGAKTFRYVEVLYDTPFFGNVLIQSGYCQTCGYRFFDIDYAEVGRPTRVIFTAQDGTDVAKSFLIRSKTGTIYSPDLGFTLEPGSHGEPMITTVEGFLYKVIDYAERLKVLEPEGRERVDQFIQRVYKKIEEGGFTLVVEDPLGKSLVIPYREGTARVEYLDATGQPRGST
- a CDS encoding HD family hydrolase codes for the protein MSDALSVVDTLCKTPRVGWLQRGVPDAESVCEHIMLVTLLAGEIAAHLNAEGAEVDLAKVLAVAAVHDLAESILGHPGREVRDRLRWEELEEEVIKREFPHLAELFRWYRYETNFVGRIVAFADKLATLIRACRYKKLGFDTDDLIKNLYGKLSKYDDLAHILDLYLARYCPGAGP
- the gatD gene encoding Glu-tRNA(Gln) amidotransferase subunit GatD, which codes for MYRRVRVTLDNGDVFEGVLIPPTQFSDPDIVVLKLKNGYNVGFKKGRIKELVELGEVAPPPTAQPAPSGGGERIWLLATGGTILSRVDYVTGGVYPTLSVDYLIEILGGLEAPIEVEEVTAKFSEDMTPGLWSLVAARIGEAFQRGARGVVVMHGTDTMHYTAAAMAFAFRRAPGPVVFVGAQRSSDRPSTDAVLNLKAAVAAAARAPFAESVVAMHKSSSDSAVAIHRGARVRKMHTSRRDAFQSVNAAPIAEYYPDKDVLQINTADYKERGGLEYTTKFDEAVALVKFYPGMHPRLLEALLEIGVRGVVIEGTGFGHVGEYLLPAVKKLTDAGVVVAVASQTLFGRVNLYVYRRGRELLSMGVVPLEDMLPEAAYAKMSWALANFKKEEVARVLTTPVAYEISPRSDPTAFGAL
- a CDS encoding isopentenyl phosphate kinase — translated: MFIVKFGGSAITDKTRPYTYIRGRVASVAAEIRGVPAVLIHGAGSFAHPHVKAFGLTPLGIAYTKAALRRLTAYIVEELAQAGVAALPVEPSDVFWGKTLARPEVVTHAVRHGMYPLLHGDIVPSDDGYVVISGDDIAVELAKLLKPRAVLFLMNVDGIYTAPPNTPGARKIEIIRGDVEVEGTAGIDVTGGVRKKIEAGLAIARLGAPVYYCAITDRASLREILNGGEPRNCTAIKHL